The segment aaaaatatctaaCGTTCAGAACTACCAATAACAGgaagaagagaatttttttttttttttaaagaatgaaatgtttcCCATCATAGTGGATTCTTATGCACGTTCTCCACGTATGCGGCGTGCTAGCTGGATGTCTTTTGGCATAATTGTTACACGTTTGGCATGGATAGCACACAGGTTGGTGTCTTCAAAAAAGCCACCCAGATAGGCCTCCCTTGCCTCCTGCAAAGCAGCAATAGCTGCACTCTGGAAGCGCAGATCTGTTTTGAGGTCCTGAGCAATTTCCCGCACCAGACGCTGGAAGGGAAGTTTGCGAATCAGAAGTTCAGTGGACTTCTGATAACGTCTAATTTCACGGAGTGCCCCAGTACCAGGCCTGTAACGATGAGGTTTATTCACCCCTCCAGTAGAGGGCGCACTCTTGCGAGTGGCTTTTGTAGCGAGTTGCTTCCTCGGTGCTTTACCACCGGTCGATTTGCGGGCAGTCTGCTTTGTACGAGCCATG is part of the Bubalus kerabau isolate K-KA32 ecotype Philippines breed swamp buffalo chromosome 20, PCC_UOA_SB_1v2, whole genome shotgun sequence genome and harbors:
- the LOC129635195 gene encoding histone H3.3A-like, with protein sequence MARTKQTARKSTGGKAPRKQLATKATRKSAPSTGGVNKPHRYRPGTGALREIRRYQKSTELLIRKLPFQRLVREIAQDLKTDLRFQSAAIAALQEAREAYLGGFFEDTNLCAIHAKRVTIMPKDIQLARRIRGERA